In Flavobacterium enshiense, the genomic stretch CAGGACATTATTTACATAGCAAAGATGGGCAATTGGTGAAATGGTATGATAGAGAATGGACGGAATTCGATGCTGTTAAAGAAAACGAAACAAGTATTCAGGCTATTCGTGAAGCTTTAGAAGCTGCTGTTCACCGTCAGTTGATGAGTGATGTGCCTTATGGAGTATTGCTTTCAGGTGGATTGGATTCTTCAATTACTTCGGCTATTGCCAAAAAATATGCTAGCCGTCGTGTAGAAACTGATGATCAATCTGAAGCATGGTATCCACAATTGCATTCGTTTGCTGTAGGGTTGGAAGGTTCTCCAGATTTGGCAGCTGCACAAAAAGTAGCAGATCATTTAGGAACCATTCACCACGAAATTAAATTCACCATTCAGGAAGGTTTAGATGCTATTCGTGATGTGATTTATAATTTGGAAACATACGATGTAACTACTGTTCGTGCGAGTACGCCAATGTATTTAATGGCTCGTGTTATTAAATCAATGGGAATTAAAATGGTGCTTTCAGGTGAGGGTTCAGATGAGTTGTTTGGTGGCTATTTGTATTTTCATAAAGCGCCAAACGCTAAAGAATTTCATGAAGAGACAGTTCGTAAATTAAGTAAGCTTTATATGTACGATTGTTTGCGTGCTAACAAAAGTTTAGCGGCATGGGGTATCGAAGGACGTGTGCCTTTCTTGGATAAAGAGTTTATGGATGTGGCCATGCGAATCAACCCGCAGGATAAAATGATCAACGGAGAGCGTATGGAAAAATGGGTGCTACGTAAAGCTTTTGAAGATATGTTGCCAGAAAGTGTTGCTTGGCGCCAAAAAGAGCAATTTAGTGATGGAGTAGGGTATAGCTGGATTGATACGTTGAAAGAAATAGTTGCTCAAGCAGTTTCAGATGAGCAATTGGCTAATGCTAAATTCAGATTCCCAATTCAAACTCCAATGAATAAAGAAGAATATTATTATCGTACAATTTTTAGCGAACATTATCCAAGTGATACCGCGGCTTTATGTGTGCCTCAGGAAGCAAGTGTGGCTTGTAGTACAAAAATAGCATTGGAATGGGATGAAGCTTTTAAAAAACTGAATGATCCATCAGGTAGAGCAGTGGCAAATGTTCATGAAGAAGCTTACCAATAGGAAATAGTTGCATAATTGAATAGTTTTGGTAAGTTTTATATTTACTTCCAGATAAATTCAACTTCGCTGAATCGGAAGTTGAAACCTCAATAGTTTTTAAACTGTTGAGGTTTTTTTGTTTGTAGCATTTTCAATGTTGTTACGAATTTGTCAAGAGAACGAGTTTTATTCTTGATTATTTAATTTTTATTTTTGTAGAGGTGTCAGTCAGAAGCTTTGAGCAGCGAGTAGATTTCATGCATTAAATTCTTGAAAAACTTTGATTAAATAAAATGATTAATTTTTTAGTGAATTATTAAATGATAAAATGTTGTTATGAAGAAGGTTGTAAACGAAATATCTACACATAATTTAGATGATTTGGATTTTTGTGTCATTACAAGAATAGAGAATGCTAACCCTAACTATTTCGTAAATATCCACAGACATAATTTTTTCGAAATTTTATGGTTTACAAATGTAGTTGATCATTCTTCTCATTTTCTTGACTTTAATAATTATGAAATTGAAAATGGCGAGATTCTTTTGATTACCCCAAACCAAGTTCACCAAATGGACTTAGATGGTAAACAAGGATATGCATTGGCTATTTCAAAAGAGTACTTTCATAGTATGGTACCAAGAGCTCATGAATTCACTTATAGCCATGATTTTTATAGGGCTATAGTATCATCGAATAAAGGTTTGTTTTTACAACTAATGCTTTTGATTGAAAACGAATACAATGGTAAAAGAAAGCAAGATTTGCTTTTTCATTATATCGCTGCTTTATTAATCAATTTAGAGGGACTTTTTGAAATTTCTAGTGTAGATTCATCGATGCAAGAGATGATCTCTAGTATCATGTTGCTAGTTGAACAAAAGTTCAAAGAAGAAAAAAAAGTAGAATATTATGCGAACCAACTCAATATTTCGCCGCGGAAATTAAATAGTATTTTAAGTCAACATAGTGGTAAAAATCTCAAACAATATATTGTAGACAGGGTTATTCTGGAAGCCAAAAGAATTATTCTTACGGAAGAACTATTGGTTAAGGAGTTAGCATACGAACTTGGATTTTTAGAGCCTGCCCATTTCATCAACTTTTTCAAACAACAAACAAGCTTTACCCCGAACCATTTTAAGCAGCTTTATTTAAAAAATAAAGCATAAAAGTATAAAAACAAGAAGGTTTTTATAGCTTAATTGCAGGTTTTTGCAATTTTCATTTGCTAAAATACTAGTATTTTTGCTATTGATAATCAAATACTTAATTAGATATGAAAATTTTAAAAGTTTTTCTCTTATTTATTATGTTTAACAATACAATAGTGGCACAATTAAAAAAATTGCAAACAGGAAGTTTGCCAGAAGTTCAGGTTAATAAATCTTATAAATTAACTCAAAACATAACTCTTATCCCTGACCCAAGGATTAATTATGTGCCCAATATAGCAATTATCGAAGGAAGTAAGGCTGTATTGGTTGTAGATGCTGGCATGGGACCAAAAAATGGTAAAAAAGTTTTTGAAAAAGCAAAGAAAATAGCAAAAGGGAGGAAGATTTTCCTTACTACCACCCACTTTCATCCTGAACATAGTTTTGGAGCCAGTGCTTTTAACGAAGGTGGGGCTACTGTTCTTATGAATAAATTGCAATCTGATGAACTTAACCAAAAAGGACTTGAATATTTGGAAATGTTCAACAGTTTTGGTGAGATTGAACGTACAGTTCTTCAAAATACAAAGCTACCTAAAGTAGATGAAGTTTATTCAGGTAAAAAAGTATTGGACTTGGGAGGAAAAGAAGTTGAACTTTATGAAATGCCAGCTCATACTTTGGGAGATCAGGTTATTTTTGTAAAAGATGACAATGTTGTGTTTATGGGAGACTTAGTCGAAGATCGCTTTTTTCCAATTATGCCTGACAAAGACACAAAGCCTTCAGAATGGATAGAAGTAATAAAACAGGTTAAAGCGTTGTCGCCTAAAATTGTTGTTCCGGGACATGGAGATGTGGGAGGCTCTGAATTATTAGATTATGTGGAAAATTATCTGGTGATGGTGAAAAATGAAGTGAAAAAAGAAATCGATTTGGGTAAATCAAGGGAAGAAATAATTAAAATATTAAAGTCTAAACTTCTTGCATCAGAGCCAACATGGGACAATAATGTATTTATTCCTTTTCAAATTGCTCATTTTTATGCTGAGTGGACTGAAACGCCAATAGCGCTTCCTGATTTGAAAATTGAACTTAAGGAAGATAATTAAAAAGATAAATAAAATGTA encodes the following:
- the asnB gene encoding asparagine synthase B — protein: MCGIVCAFDLKQKAETLRPQVLEMAKIIRHRGPDWSGIFSNDKAVLAHERLAIVDPASGKQPLFSPDGNLVLAANGEIYNHRELRKQFEGGLLSSSKYDFKTQSDCEVILALYKEKGPTFVDEMNGIFGFALYDVEKDEYFIARDHIGIIPLYIGWDKHGTFYVASELKALEGYCSKIELFPPGHYLHSKDGQLVKWYDREWTEFDAVKENETSIQAIREALEAAVHRQLMSDVPYGVLLSGGLDSSITSAIAKKYASRRVETDDQSEAWYPQLHSFAVGLEGSPDLAAAQKVADHLGTIHHEIKFTIQEGLDAIRDVIYNLETYDVTTVRASTPMYLMARVIKSMGIKMVLSGEGSDELFGGYLYFHKAPNAKEFHEETVRKLSKLYMYDCLRANKSLAAWGIEGRVPFLDKEFMDVAMRINPQDKMINGERMEKWVLRKAFEDMLPESVAWRQKEQFSDGVGYSWIDTLKEIVAQAVSDEQLANAKFRFPIQTPMNKEEYYYRTIFSEHYPSDTAALCVPQEASVACSTKIALEWDEAFKKLNDPSGRAVANVHEEAYQ
- a CDS encoding helix-turn-helix domain-containing protein, encoding MKKVVNEISTHNLDDLDFCVITRIENANPNYFVNIHRHNFFEILWFTNVVDHSSHFLDFNNYEIENGEILLITPNQVHQMDLDGKQGYALAISKEYFHSMVPRAHEFTYSHDFYRAIVSSNKGLFLQLMLLIENEYNGKRKQDLLFHYIAALLINLEGLFEISSVDSSMQEMISSIMLLVEQKFKEEKKVEYYANQLNISPRKLNSILSQHSGKNLKQYIVDRVILEAKRIILTEELLVKELAYELGFLEPAHFINFFKQQTSFTPNHFKQLYLKNKA
- a CDS encoding MBL fold metallo-hydrolase, with the protein product MKILKVFLLFIMFNNTIVAQLKKLQTGSLPEVQVNKSYKLTQNITLIPDPRINYVPNIAIIEGSKAVLVVDAGMGPKNGKKVFEKAKKIAKGRKIFLTTTHFHPEHSFGASAFNEGGATVLMNKLQSDELNQKGLEYLEMFNSFGEIERTVLQNTKLPKVDEVYSGKKVLDLGGKEVELYEMPAHTLGDQVIFVKDDNVVFMGDLVEDRFFPIMPDKDTKPSEWIEVIKQVKALSPKIVVPGHGDVGGSELLDYVENYLVMVKNEVKKEIDLGKSREEIIKILKSKLLASEPTWDNNVFIPFQIAHFYAEWTETPIALPDLKIELKEDN